The window CCGATGTTGCACACTGGCCGCGCAGCGCGGCCGACGCTGCGCTGGTGCTGTTCGAGCCGCCGCGCCTCTACTACGACCGCGAACGCGCGCTGTGGACGCCCGAGCCGGCGCAGCTGCCCGCGCTCGCGGCATGGCTGAAGGCCTGCGGCGTGCGCACGCTGGCCGTTGTCCAGCCGCACGATCAGGGCCGGCTCCCGGAGGCACTCAAGCGTGGGCTGGCGAGCCTGGACGAAGAGGCGGTGGTGGCCCAGGGCTTCGAGCGTGTGATCATCGTGCGCACGGCGCGCAAGCCCACCGCGGCGCGCTTCGGCAATATCGGCGAGCGGCTGGCAGCCTGGATGCTGTCGATCGGACGCTTGATGGTGCCCGCCAGCGAGCAGCCGGTGCGCGCCGGCAAGGTGGCGGAGCTGGTCGACGTGGCGCTGCGCATCGCGCCGCCGGGTGTCCACGTGGCCGCGCCGGAGCTCGTGTGGCAGGCCGCCCAGGGCGAGCTGCAGGCGGTGGCCGAGGCCTGGCTGCTGGGCGGGCTCGGCGACGCCCGCAACGAAGAGGCGTGAACGAGCCACCGATGCCGGCCCCATTCCGGCCGCCTGATGCGCGGGCGACCGATGCGCTCGACCCGCCCGAGGCAAAATCGCCTCTTCCAGCCGCAGCCACCATGCCCAAGACCAAACCCAGTGCCGCCGCCGTGGCCGGCACGGCCGACGATATCGAGGCGTCCTTCTACGAGGCGCTGCAGCGGGGCGACATCGACGCGCTGATGGCCTGCTGGGCGGACGAGGACGAGGTGTTCTGCGTTCATCCCGGCGGCCCGCGCCTCGTGGGCGCCACTGCAATCCGCGCTGCCTTCGAGCAGATGTTCGCCAACGGCGCGATCCATGCCACGCCGGCCCACGTGCGCAGGGTGGAGTCGCTCGCGAGCGCCGTGCACAACGTGCTGGAGCGCATCGAGGTGCTGACGGCCGAGGGGCCGCGCCACGCCTTCGTGCTGGCCACCAACGTCTATCACAAGACCGCGCAGGGCTGGCGCATGGTGGCCCACCATGCGAGTCCGGGCATGGTGCATGCGCCCGACGAGGCGGACGAGATCCCGCAGGTCCTTCACTGATGCAATACGTCGCCCCGCGCTGGTTGCCTGGGGGCAACCTCCAGACCATCTGGCCCGCGCTCTGGGCTCGGCGGGTCGAGGCACCGCTGCCCGCTTACCGCCGCGAACGCTGGGCCACGCCGGACGGCGACTTCATCGACGTCGACTTTCTCGCGGCGCAAGGGCCCGCGCCGCGGCCGCTGCTGGTGCTCTTCCATGGGCTCGAGGGCTCCTCGAAGAGCCACTATGCCGAGGCCTTCGCGGCCCACGCAATGGCGCGCGGCTGGGACTACGCAGTGCCGCATTTCCGCGGCTGCAGCGGCGAGATCAATCTCGCGCCGCGGGCCTACCACTCCGGGGACTTCGAGGAGGTGGGCTGGATCCTCGGGCGCCTGCGCGAGCGGCAGGCCGGCCCCATGCTCGCGGCGGGTGTCTCCTTGGGCGGCAATGCGTTGTTGCGCTGGGTCGAGGAAGCCGGCTCGGAGGCCGCGAAAGTCGTGCGCGCGGTCGCATCGATCAGTGCCCCGCTGGACCTCGCGGCGGGCGGCGCCGCCATCGGCCAGGGTTTCAACCGCCTGGTCTACACGCGCATGTTCTTGGGCAGCATGAAGCCCAAGGCACTGGCCAAGCTGGCCCAGCATCCGGGCCTGTTCGACCGCGAGGCGTTGATGGCCGCAGCCGACCTGCATGCCTTCGACAACGTGTTCACCGCGCCGCTGCATGGCTTTCGCGACACCGACGACTACTGGCGCCGCGCCTCGGCCAAGCCGCACCTGGGCGCGATCCGCATTCCGGCGCTGGTCGTGAACGCGACCAACGATCCCTTCGTGCCGGCGGCCAGCCTGCCGCGTCCGGAGGAGGCGGGCCGCCATGTCACGCTCTGGCAGCCGGCCCATGGCGGCCATGTGGGCTTCCCGATGGGACCACCACCGGGCCACGTGCTCGGCATGCCGGAGCGCGTGGGCGACTGGCTCGCTCAGCACCTCTGACGCGGCTTCGTCCGATGGCGAAGCGGCGCCATCCGCGCCAGAATCCCTGCATGGACGACATCGTCAAACAAGCGCTCGCCAAGTGGCCCAACGTGCCGCACTGCTACGGCTGGCTCGGCCTCGACGCGCGCGGCAACTGGTACATGCGGGACGACCGCACGCAGGCCGCGGGGCCGTTCCCGGTCGCCAAGGGCTCGCTGCTGAAGCACGAAAAGCTGATCGACTTCATCCAGCGCAACTACGACCACGACGAGCGCGGCCAGTGGTTCTTCCAGAACGGGCCGCAGCGGGTCTATGTGGAACTCGAAGCCGCACCGTGGGTGTGGCGGGTCGGCGAGGACTTCAGCGTGCGATCACATGCCGGCGATCTGGTCGAGCCTTCGGCCAGCCTGGTCGACGAGCACGGGCGGCTCTACCTGGCCGCGCCGCTGGGGCTGGGCCTGGTGCACACGCAGGACATGGGGTTTGCGGCCGACGCGGTCGAGCAGGGGCGCTGGGTCCCTGAGAACGTGCGTGCCGCGGACCTGCCGGGCCGCTATGGGCATGTCATGAGCCCGGCCGCGGCCGCTGCGATGGCCCCCCCAGCGCACTGAGACGCCGAACACCGCATGCGAAAAAAAAGAGCCCGCGTACGGGCTCTTTTTTGTGAGCGATCCGAAGACCTGCTTTGCTTACTGCTTGGCGGGTTCGGAAGCCGGCGCCGCAGCCGCATTCGCAGCTGCGCCTTCCTGGGCACCGGCAGCGGCCGGCCGGTCGGGCACCGGGAACTTGGCGCCGCCGGCATTGGCCATGTAGACCACCGCACGGCCGATCTCGGTGTCCTCGAAGTCGCCACCGCCCTGGGGTGGCATGGCACCCTTGCCCTTGAGCGCGTGTTCCAGCAGGGTGTCGTAGCCCTGCCCGATGCGCGGGCCCCAGGCAGCGGCGTCGTTGAGGTGCGGGGCGCCCGGGATGCCGGGGGCGCCATGGCAGGCCACGCACTGTGCCTTGAACACCGCCTCGCCAGCTGCCAGCGGCCGGTTGGCGTCGCGGATCTCGATCGAGCCGACCTTCTTGAGGCGATCGGCAAGTTCGCGGTCGCGCTCCTGCTTGGTGACGCCATAGAGGGCCATGCCGGAGCCCTGTACCTCGCCCGAGGGATGGTTGGCGGAGGTCACATAGGAGACCAGGCCGACGATGATCAAGATCGGCGCGATGAAGGAGAAGAAGACTGCCAGCAGCAGTTGCTTGGGGTTCTTGATGGGGCCCGTGTGGGCATCTTCTGTGGCCTGGTAGTGCGCGTCGTCGCTCATTGGGTCCTCAGTGTGGGGGCTCGTCGGGCTTTTTGTAATCAACCGCGGATTATAGAGAGGCGCCCGAAGGCGCCTGTGGCGATTGCCTCCGGATTCAGCGCGTGGCCCATCCTCCGCCCAGCGTCTTGTACAGCACCACCTGGTTCTGCAGTTGCGCGAGCTGGATCTGAACCGCTGCCTGCTGCGCGCCGTAAAGCGAGCGTTGCGAGTCGAGAAGGTCCAGCGCGCTCGCGATGCCGTTGCGGTAGCGCAGGTCCGAGAGCCTGAAGCGCACCGATTCGGCCTCCGTCTGCGCGCGCAGGGCGCGCAACTGCTCACCCAGGGTGGCGCGGCCGGCCAGCGCATCGGAGACTTCGCGGAAAGCGGTCTGGATCGACTTCTCGTATTGCGCCACGGCGATGTCGCGGCCAGCTCTGGCCGACTCCAGCCCCGCCTGGTTGCGGCCGGCGTCGAAGATCGGCAGCGTCAACTGCGGCGTGAAGGCCCAGGCCTTGGTGCCGCGTTCGAACAGGTTCGAGAACTCGCTGCTGGCGGTGCCTATCGACGTGGTCAGCGCCACGCGCGGGAAGAAGGCGGCCCGCGCCGCGCCGATGTTGGCGTTGGCCGCGATCAGCTGCTGCTCGGCCGCGCGGATGTCGGGCCGTTCGCCCAGCAGATCGGAAGGCAGGCCGGCC is drawn from Variovorax sp. PBS-H4 and contains these coding sequences:
- a CDS encoding YybH family protein, producing the protein MPKTKPSAAAVAGTADDIEASFYEALQRGDIDALMACWADEDEVFCVHPGGPRLVGATAIRAAFEQMFANGAIHATPAHVRRVESLASAVHNVLERIEVLTAEGPRHAFVLATNVYHKTAQGWRMVAHHASPGMVHAPDEADEIPQVLH
- a CDS encoding DUF2946 family protein encodes the protein MDDIVKQALAKWPNVPHCYGWLGLDARGNWYMRDDRTQAAGPFPVAKGSLLKHEKLIDFIQRNYDHDERGQWFFQNGPQRVYVELEAAPWVWRVGEDFSVRSHAGDLVEPSASLVDEHGRLYLAAPLGLGLVHTQDMGFAADAVEQGRWVPENVRAADLPGRYGHVMSPAAAAAMAPPAH
- a CDS encoding YheT family hydrolase; protein product: MQYVAPRWLPGGNLQTIWPALWARRVEAPLPAYRRERWATPDGDFIDVDFLAAQGPAPRPLLVLFHGLEGSSKSHYAEAFAAHAMARGWDYAVPHFRGCSGEINLAPRAYHSGDFEEVGWILGRLRERQAGPMLAAGVSLGGNALLRWVEEAGSEAAKVVRAVASISAPLDLAAGGAAIGQGFNRLVYTRMFLGSMKPKALAKLAQHPGLFDREALMAAADLHAFDNVFTAPLHGFRDTDDYWRRASAKPHLGAIRIPALVVNATNDPFVPAASLPRPEEAGRHVTLWQPAHGGHVGFPMGPPPGHVLGMPERVGDWLAQHL
- a CDS encoding c-type cytochrome — its product is MSDDAHYQATEDAHTGPIKNPKQLLLAVFFSFIAPILIIVGLVSYVTSANHPSGEVQGSGMALYGVTKQERDRELADRLKKVGSIEIRDANRPLAAGEAVFKAQCVACHGAPGIPGAPHLNDAAAWGPRIGQGYDTLLEHALKGKGAMPPQGGGDFEDTEIGRAVVYMANAGGAKFPVPDRPAAAGAQEGAAANAAAAPASEPAKQ